The genome window ctgtaaacattttattattttctgcataatgttctttttttagatataatgGCTAAAACACACACAACTAATAAAGCCCCTCGAACGCAGGGCTTTAAGCGTTCAGGGCACAGCATGAATCCCGAACGGCCTACTGAAGGGCTGAAAGGAGTAGCTAAGGTACGCACTAAAGCAACTATTAAAAGATTGCAGATGTATCGAAATCAAAAACCAAAACGTAATCGTGCTGGAAAAATTATCAGTCCCGCGCCGTTTCAAGGATGGAACACATCTGGTACTATGTCGCGTGTAGAACCATCTCAAAGATGGTTTGGTAATTCGAGAGTTATCTCACAAAATGCTCTGCAGAAATTTCAGAATGAATTAGGAACCGCTCTGAAAGATCCCTATAAAGTTGTCATGAAACCCACTCAATTGCCTATTACTTTACTACAGCAGAAAGCTGCAAATTCAAGAGTACACCTGCTAGATACAGAGAGTTTTGAAAGCGTTTTTGGCCCGaaaaaaattaggaaaaaaCCGAATTTAGCAATAACCTCATATGATGAATTGAAGAAAGTAGCTGAGAATAAGGAAGATGTTTACAACAAGGAAAAAGACTCGAAAGATTACGATCTCGTTCGCGAAGATACCGGCGTAAAGGATGCACAGAGAGACTGGGTTATGGCAGCTGGACAAAGCAGAAGAATATGGAATGAACTGTACAAAGTTATTGACTCTTCTGatgttattttacaaatattagaTGCAAGAGATCCAATGGGGACTAGATCTCCACCTGTAgagagatatttaaaaacagaaaaaccTTACAAGcatctaatatttattttaaataaagtagaTTTAGTCCCAACATGGGTGACACAGAGATGGGTAGCAATTCTGAGCAAAGAATATCCAACAGTTGCTTTTCATGCTTCTTTGACACATCCCTTTGGCAAAGGTTCCTTGATAAATCTATTGAgacaatttgcaaaattacacGTTGACAAGAAACAGATTAGTGTTGGTTTTATAGGATATCCGAATACAGGAAAAAGTTCCATTATAAATACTTTGCGCTCTAAAAAAGTCTGCAAAGTGGCACCTATAGCTGGAGAAACGAAAGTATGGCAATATATAACTCTTATGCgtcgtatttatttaatcgattgCCCAGGCGTCGTTTATCCGTCGACGGAAACTGACACGGAAAAGGTATTAAAAGGAGTGGTAAGAGTGGAGCTTGTTCAAAATCCAGAAGATTATATTGCTGCGGTCCTAGAAAGAGTAAAACCCGAATATATTcgtaaaacttataaaataaatgtgtgGATAAATCATATCgattttttggaaaaattagcaCGGCGAAGTGGCAAGCTTCTAAAAAAAGGAGAACCTGATATTGCGATCGTAGCACGTATGGTACTCAACGATTGGCAACGGGGTAAATTACCTTTTTATGTTCCACCTGCAGGCTTTGAAGAATCATTATCTACTCAAACAGTTAGTGCAAATGAAACAATTATCACGCAAGATAATACTTCAAAAATCAccaataataaagaaattttagagACTAATAACTTATCTTCTAAAGAGATAGTAAAGAGTCAATTATCAGTAACACaagattttagaaaaatacgTGTTGGCTTGCCTTATTCCGGTGACGATATTAAGAATTTAGAGCAAAATAAATCTTTCAGCGAAAGTATCGCAGAAAATGATGGTAGTATAGAAACTGAATCGGAATTGGAAGATTTGGAATCGGAAGATTTGGAATCGGaagatgaaaaaataaaaaataaatcgtgtACGGTAAACGATAAATCTAACGATTTAcaaaaagcagaaaaattgCATAATCGAAGCATTAAGTATTCCTCAAACAATGATGATAATGTTATCAAAAATGCAGATAAAGTGcagataaattatacaaa of Cardiocondyla obscurior isolate alpha-2009 linkage group LG15, Cobs3.1, whole genome shotgun sequence contains these proteins:
- the Ns2 gene encoding uncharacterized protein Ns2, encoding MAKTHTTNKAPRTQGFKRSGHSMNPERPTEGLKGVAKVRTKATIKRLQMYRNQKPKRNRAGKIISPAPFQGWNTSGTMSRVEPSQRWFGNSRVISQNALQKFQNELGTALKDPYKVVMKPTQLPITLLQQKAANSRVHLLDTESFESVFGPKKIRKKPNLAITSYDELKKVAENKEDVYNKEKDSKDYDLVREDTGVKDAQRDWVMAAGQSRRIWNELYKVIDSSDVILQILDARDPMGTRSPPVERYLKTEKPYKHLIFILNKVDLVPTWVTQRWVAILSKEYPTVAFHASLTHPFGKGSLINLLRQFAKLHVDKKQISVGFIGYPNTGKSSIINTLRSKKVCKVAPIAGETKVWQYITLMRRIYLIDCPGVVYPSTETDTEKVLKGVVRVELVQNPEDYIAAVLERVKPEYIRKTYKINVWINHIDFLEKLARRSGKLLKKGEPDIAIVARMVLNDWQRGKLPFYVPPAGFEESLSTQTVSANETIITQDNTSKITNNKEILETNNLSSKEIVKSQLSVTQDFRKIRVGLPYSGDDIKNLEQNKSFSESIAENDGSIETESELEDLESEDLESEDEKIKNKSCTVNDKSNDLQKAEKLHNRSIKYSSNNDDNVIKNADKVQINYTNKKESETEKNDEYSDSEVLLPIEQDTLKQSVFDTIDNDEYDSSDTEMFPSKTVANSDIRSVSSISRKKTNEKLTSKQRRAIDRANKRKKIGSNFYEVTNVKNRNKNRKVPKVKRN